In Tribolium castaneum strain GA2 chromosome 4, icTriCast1.1, whole genome shotgun sequence, one DNA window encodes the following:
- the LOC658019 gene encoding aldo-keto reductase family 1 member B1 produces MAKVPTVKFNNGQTFPMFGLGTWKSNPGEVTQAVKDAIDIGYRHIDCAHVYGNEKEVGEGIKAKIAEGVVKREDLYITSKLWNTFHRPDLVEPALKTTLKNLGLDYLDLYLIHWPFALKEGGELFPVDASKKTAYSDVDYVDTWKAMEAVCKKGLTKSIGISNFNKKQIERLLQHATILPVTNQIECHPHLTQVKLSEFCKSKGIVITAYSPLGSPDRPWAKPDDPKLLDDPKIKKIAEKYKKTPAQVVLRYQVQRGHITIPKSVTKSRIQENFNIWDFELSPQDIQTINSFDCNGRICPYADAVTHKDHPFSHGDEY; encoded by the exons ATGGCCAAGGTCCCAACCGTAAAATTCAACAATGGTCAAACGTTCCCAATGTTTGGTTTGGGAACCTGGAAG TCAAATCCTGGTGAGGTAACCCAAGCTGTGAAGGACGCCATCGACATCGGCTACCGCCACATCGATTGTGCCCATGTTTACGGAAACGAGAAAGAAGTCGGCGAAGGAATCAAAGCAAAAATCGCCGAAGGCGTCGTAAAACGTGAAGACCTTTACATCACCAGCAAACTATGGAACACCTTCCATCGCCCCGACCTGGTGGAACCGGCCTTGAAGACCACGCTGAAAAATCTCGGCTTGGATTATCTCGACCTTTATCTCATCCACTGGCCGTTTGCGTTAAAG GAAGGTGGAGAACTATTCCCAGTCGACGCCTCCAAGAAAACAGCCTACAGCGACGTCGACTACGTCGACACCTGGAAAGCCATGGAGGCCGTGTGCAAAAAAGGCCTCACAAAATCAATCGGCATttcaaactttaataaaaaacaaatcgaacGCTTGTTGCAACACGCGACCATTCTCCCCGTCACGAACCAAATCGAATGCCATCCGCATTTGACCCAAGTCAAGCTTTCCGAATTCTGCAAGTCGAAAGGGATCGTAATCACCGCATACAGTCCCTTGGGATCCCCCGACAGGCCTTGGGCCAAACCCGACGATCCCAAACTTTTGGACGacccaaaaattaagaaaatcgcAGAAAAGTACAAGAAAACGCCAGCGCAGGTCGTGCTGCGGTACCAGGTCCAGAGGGGACACATCACGATCCCCAAATCGGTCACCAAATCCCGGATCCAGGAGAACTTCAACATTTGGGACTTCGAGCTGAGCCCGCAGGACATCCAGACCATCAACTCGTTTGACTGTAACGGACGGATTTGCCCATACGCTGA CGCTGTGACTCATAAAGATCACCCGTTCTCCCACGGAGATGAATACTGA
- the LOC657943 gene encoding aldo-keto reductase family 1 member B1, whose translation MFVFCRFLSTVNYLAKDISGKVNLIKSSPIQSLIDNMASVPKVKFNNGLQIPIFGLGTWKSKPGQVAQAVKDAIDIGYRHIDCAHVYGNEKEVGDAVVSKISQGVVKREDLFITSKLWNTFHRPDLVEGAIKQTLSDLGIEYLDLYLIHWPLAYKEGGPLFPADPQGKILFSDVDYVDTWKAMEQLVHKGLTKSIGISNFNKRQIERILSVATITPVTNQVECHPYLNQSKLIEFCKSKNITVTGYSPLGSPDRPWAKPDEPQLLDDPKLKELATKYKKTPAQIVLRYQVQRGVITIPKSVTKSRIQENFNIFDFELTADDVKYLNTFDCNGRFCPMTAGLGHPHHPFQNDDY comes from the exons ATGTTTGTGTTTTGCCGCTTCTTGAGCACAGTTAATTATTTAGCGAAGGATATCAGTGgaaaagtaaatttaattaaatct TCGCCTATTCAGTCTCTGATAGATAACATGGCAAGTGTCCCGAAAGTAAAATTCAACAACGGCTTACAAATCCCCATTTTTGGTTTGGGGACATGGAAG TCCAAACCAGGACAAGTAGCTCAAGCTGTGAAGGATGCCATCGATATTGGCTATCGCCACATTGATTGTGCTCATGTTTACGGCAATGAGAAAGAAGTTGGAGATGCTGTCGTTTCCAAAATCAGCCAAGGAGTCGTAAAACGCGAAGACCTCTTCATTACAAGCAAATTGTGGAATACCTTCCACCGCCCTGATTTGGTGGAGGGCGCAATTAAGCAGACGTTGTCCGATTTAGGGATTGAGTATCTCGACTTGTACCTAATCCATTGGCCCCTTGCTTACAAG GAAGGCGGGCCGCTCTTCCCCGCCGACCCCCAAGGCAAAATCCTCTTCAGCGACGTCGATTACGTCGACACTTGGAAAGCGATGGAGCAACTGGTCCACAAAGGCCTAACCAAATCGATCGGCATTTCCAATTTCAACAAACGCCAAATTGAGCGAATTTTGTCAGTCGCTACAATTACCCCAGTCACTAATCAGGTCGAGTGCCACCCTTATCTCAATCAAAGCAAATTGATTGAGTTCTGCAAATCGAAAAACATCACCGTGACCGGTTACAGCCCCTTGGGGTCGCCCGACAGACCGTGGGCGAAGCCCGACGAGCCCCAGTTACTGGATGACCCCAAACTTAAGGAACTCGCgacgaaatacaaaaaaactccAGCGCAAATCGTGCTGAGATACCAGGTGCAAAGAGGAGTCATCACCATCCCCAAGTCGGTCACAAAGTCGCGAATTCAGGagaatttcaatatttttgattttgaactGACCGCTGATGATGTTAAATATTTGAACACGTTTGACTGCAATGGCCGGTTTTGCCCAATGACTGC ggGGCTGGGGCACCCACACCACCCATTCCAAAACGATGATTATTAA
- the LOC657859 gene encoding aldo-keto reductase family 1 member B1, producing the protein MVVAPLITLNNGKKCPQLGLGTWLSEPGEVQKAVKHAIETGYRHIDCAMLYGNEKEIGEAIREKIADGTVKREELFIVTKLWNTFHEREKVVPTCKKSLENFGLDYLDLYLIHWPVAQKIKGEFNIKLPFKDAVGIDYDYVETWKGMEECVDLGIAKSIGLSNFNSKQLERVLQNARIKPVMNQVEVSPNLNQKKLIQFCKARSVQITAYSPFGSPARPWAKPGDPVLRLDDPKLVKIGQKYDKTASQVILRYLIQLGTIPIPKSSNPQRIEQNIDVFDFELSEEDMKIVDSFNCNGRAVHAEELKGLPHYPFEGVEF; encoded by the exons ATGGTAGTGGCACCTTTAATAACGCTCAACAATGGCAAAAAATGCCCTCAACTGGGTTTAGGGACATGGCTG TCCGAGCCCGGCGAAGTGCAAAAAGCCGTAAAACACGCAATTGAAACCGGCTATCGACACATTGACTGTGCCATGCTTTACGGCAACGAGAAAGAAATCGGTGAAGCGATCCGCGAAAAAATCGCCGATGGGACTGTGAAAAGAGAGGAACTTTTTATCGTCACGAAACTATGGAACACGTTTCACGAACGGGAAAAAGTCGTCCCGACTTGTAAAAAATCACTTGAGAATTTCGGCTTGGATTACCTCGACCTGTACCTCATTCACTGGCCCGTTGCGCAAAAAATCAAGGGCGAATTCAACATCAAACTGCCCTTCAAAGACGCCGTCGGGATTGACTATGACTACGTCGAGACGTGGAAAGGGATGGAAGAGTGCGTTGATTTGGGGATCGCCAAAAGCATCGGACTTTCGAATTTTAATAGCAAACAACTGGAGCGGGTTTTGCAAAATGCGAGAATCAAGCCTGTGATGAACCAA gTGGAAGTAAGTCCCAATTTGAACCAGAAAAAACTGATTCAATTTTGCAAAGCTCGAAGTGTTCAAATCACAGCGTATAGTCCTTTCGGATCACCGGCAAGGCCTTGGGCTAAGCCTGGTGATCCAGTTTTGCGCCTGGACGATCCAAAATTGGTCAAAATAGGCCAAAAATACGACAAAACAGCGTCTCAAGTGATTTTACGTTATTTAATCCAACTCGGAACTATCCCAATTCCGAAATCGTCCAATCCCCAACGAATTGAGCAAAACATCGATGTTTTCGATTTTGAGTTAAGTGAGGAGGATATGAAAATTGTGGATAGTTTCAATTGTAACGGACGGGCGGTTCATGCCGAGGAACTCAAAGGGCTGCCGCACTACCCTTTTGAAGGGGTGGAAttttag
- the Sou gene encoding E3 ubiquitin-protein ligase RMND5A: MDACLAVEKEIDRVLTKFGDINENTGRILSDLITHIERLKAELENAPEDHTLTSVQVDILKQCMGKVKETVSRLTTDHRDLHSTVSKVGKAIDRNFIADFAATSREEVFAAPEKINLINKVICQHLYRQGMQEVAEALVQDADIAPEIHNKEPFTELNHILDSLKSKDLEPALAWATAHHDALEAQNSSLEFKLHRLKFIELLKQGASHQTDAISYARIHFRKFVLRHEKDIQTLMGMLLYVPNGIGSSPYSCLLDSEMWLEIYELFTNDACQLLGVSVNSPLGTCINAGCSAIPALLNIKQVMMQRQVTGIWNGKDELPIEIDLGSEGRYHSMFACPILRQQSTQNNPPMRLICGHVISRDALHKLCNGNKMKCPYCPIEQSPSDARLIYF; encoded by the exons ATGGACGCCTGTTTAGCAGTCGAAAAAGAAATAGACAGAGTTTTGACGAAATTCGGCGATATCAATGAAAACACGGGCCGTATTTTATCCGATTTGATAACCCACATCGAGCGCTTGAAGGCCGAGCTGGAAAACG CGCCCGAAGATCACACTTTGACAAGTGTCCAGGTCGATATCTTGAAACAATGCATGGGAAAAGTGAAAGAAACCGTCTCGAGACTCACAACAGATCACCGCGATTTACACAGCACAGTTTCCAAAGTCGGCAAAGCCATAGATCGAAACTTCATCGCTGATTTTGCGGCCACTAGTCGCGAGGAGGTGTTCGCGGCCCCCGAAAAAATTAATCTGATTAATAAAGTGATCTGCCAGCATTTGTACAGACAAGGGATGCAAGAAGTGGCCGAGGCTTTGGTGCAAGACGCCGACATCGCGCCGGAGATTCACAATAAGGAGCCCTTCACCGAACTCAATCACATACTAGACAGCCTTAAATCGAAAGACTTGGAACCAGCCTTAGCCTGGGCCACTGCTCACCACGACGCGCTTGAAGCGCAAAATTCCTCGTTAGAATTTAAGTTACATAGGTTGAAATTTATCGAATTGTTGAAACAAGGTGCTTCCCATCAAACCGACGCTATCTCGTACGCTAGGATTCACTTTAGGAAATTTGTACTTAGACATGAAAAAG atataCAAACCTTAATGGGGATGCTTCTCTACGTCCCTAACGGCATCGGCAGCTCACCTTACAGTTGCTTGTTAGATTCAGAGATGTGGTTAGAAATTTACGAACTTTTCACTAACGATGCTTGTCAGTTGTTGGGTGTGAGTGTGAATAGCCCTTTAGGGACGTGTATCAATGCTGGTTGTTCAGCTATACCTGCTTTGCTTAATATTAAGCAAGTAATGATGCAGAGACAAGTGACGGGGATTTGGAATGGCAAGGATGAATTACCG aTTGAGATTGATTTAGGTAGTGAGGGGAGATATCACTCGATGTTTGCTTGTCCTATCTTAAGACAACAATCCACCCAAAATAACCCGCCAATGAGGCTTATCTGTGGACACGTAATATCAAGAGATGCTTTACACAAATTATGTAATGGAAATAA gATGAAATGTCCGTACTGTCCAATTGAACAAAGCCCTTCAGATGCGAgacttatatatttttga